From Streptomyces sp. 6-11-2, one genomic window encodes:
- a CDS encoding DNA polymerase III subunit delta': MSVWDDLVGQEKVSEQLSAAARDADALVTAAATHAPPPEASKMTHAWLFTGPPGAGITQTARAFAAALQCVSPDRALGGVPGCGFCDGCHTALVGTHADVNTVAAVGTQILADDMRDTVRKSFTAPATGRWQVILVEDAERLNEKSANAVLKAVEEPAPRTVWLLCAPSVEDVLPTIRSRCRHVNLRTPSVDAVADMLVRREGVDPAVAAAAARATQGHIDRARRLATDPAARERRTSVLKLPLRVDEIGGCLRAAQELVDAAADDAKALAEEMDAKEAEELKAALGAVQGGRMPRGTAGVMKDLEDKQKRRRTRTQRDSLDIALTDLTGLYRDVLALQLGSRVAIANADVEDTLERLTRGGSPESTLRRIEAIAACRDALDRNVAPLLAVEAMTMALRAG, from the coding sequence ATGAGCGTGTGGGACGACCTCGTCGGGCAGGAGAAGGTCAGCGAACAGCTGAGCGCCGCTGCCCGGGACGCCGACGCCCTGGTCACCGCGGCCGCCACGCACGCGCCGCCCCCGGAGGCGTCGAAGATGACGCACGCGTGGCTGTTCACGGGGCCGCCCGGCGCGGGGATCACGCAGACGGCGCGCGCCTTCGCAGCCGCCCTCCAGTGCGTGAGTCCCGACCGCGCCCTCGGCGGCGTCCCCGGCTGCGGATTCTGCGACGGCTGCCACACGGCGCTGGTCGGCACCCACGCCGACGTCAACACGGTCGCCGCCGTGGGTACGCAGATCCTCGCCGACGACATGCGGGACACCGTGCGCAAGTCGTTCACCGCCCCGGCGACCGGCCGCTGGCAGGTGATCCTCGTCGAGGACGCCGAGCGGCTGAACGAGAAGTCCGCCAACGCCGTGCTGAAGGCGGTCGAAGAACCCGCCCCGCGCACGGTCTGGCTGCTGTGCGCCCCCTCGGTCGAGGACGTCCTGCCCACGATCCGCTCCCGCTGCCGCCACGTGAACCTGCGTACGCCGTCGGTGGACGCCGTCGCGGACATGCTCGTACGCCGGGAGGGTGTCGACCCCGCCGTCGCCGCCGCCGCGGCCCGCGCCACCCAGGGCCACATCGACCGCGCCCGCCGCCTGGCCACCGACCCGGCCGCACGCGAACGCCGCACCTCCGTCCTGAAGCTCCCGCTGCGCGTGGACGAGATAGGCGGCTGCCTCAGGGCGGCCCAGGAACTGGTCGACGCGGCGGCGGACGACGCCAAGGCACTCGCGGAGGAGATGGACGCCAAGGAGGCCGAGGAGCTGAAGGCAGCGCTGGGCGCGGTCCAGGGCGGCCGGATGCCCCGTGGCACGGCGGGCGTGATGAAGGACCTGGAGGACAAGCAGAAGCGCCGCCGCACCCGCACCCAGCGCGACAGCCTCGACATCGCCCTGACCGACCTGACCGGCCTCTACCGGGACGTCCTGGCCCTCCAGCTCGGCTCCCGCGTGGCCATCGCCAACGCGGACGTCGAGGACACCCTGGAGCGCCTCACCCGCGGCGGCTCGCCCGAGTCCACCCTGCGCCGCATAGAGGCGATCGCCGCCTGCCGCGACGCCCTCGACCGCAACGTGGCCCCGCTGCTGGCGGTGGAGGCGATGACGATGGCCCTGAGGGCGGGCTGA
- the tmk gene encoding dTMP kinase, with the protein MTRAEQPTAHPSAPDDALMADSRERAVRALLRRPQLRRLWSAQLVGGVGDTLALLVLVVLALQAAVAAGPFGGGYRGVAFAVATVFGARVLATLLFGAVLLGPLTSLTSQEGPLDRRWTMVGADGLRAALLIVAPLWIDWTPDDALAFLLVTVFVTGVAERFWSVCREGAAPALLPAPPPEGATVRPLPDHMDALRRLSLRTTFLAVPLAAAALVAASLLNNLLGTGIAWFDQHQAALGAYVAAGLFAASLSVLTYLELPGTRTPRPRSPLEGLRRPKTGSGVDKGRTGAVPLLVLACASVAGAIAAAVAVCVLHATDLRGGPVLYGLAVLALTGGVAVGIRTAPKALVSLSRRRLLALTIALTGVALLAAGLVPDVTTVLLILALAGVSAGAAANTGHTLLDQEAEDYRKPRMTEHLHAVVRVFVALGAVLAPVVAAGIGPHRLEDGRFVFAHGGAAFTLMLVGALLLPVAALVLAKVDDRSGVPLRQDLVDALRGGDDPVTAPAESGFFIALEGGDGAGKSTQAEALADWIRAKGHEVVLTREPGATPVGKRLRSILLDVSSQGLSHRAEALLYAADRAEHVDTVVRPALKRGAVVITDRYIDSSVAYQGAGRDLSPTEIARISRWATNGLVPHLTVLLDVSPETARERFTEAPDRLESEPAEFHARVRSGFLALAAADPGRYLVVDAGQEPEAVTTVVRHRLDQMLPLSEAELKAQEEARKKAEEEARRKAEEEARRKAEEERLERERQEQLARLRAEEEERKRRELEEAQRREAERQAEEARQRAEEARRKAEEEQARLLAEERARAEAEARRKAEEEQRRRQAEEEERLRAEAEARRLEKQRKAEEALLRAEEARRAAEQATATAQAGPRRSTEPTAAAVPPEEVTAPTPLVTPANASGGPADETAVLPPVRDERGSGKPSGDGPDHSAHSAQGAGPASGEDSRERSRWSAESWLRTAGESESEVTAKLPKPVVPPGAADETAVLPPVPSGVADETAVLPAFPPGAADETAVLPPVRGEDPTDRVPPGLFRDERSPAARPDQGDDRTRELPRVDAEAVARRRPRPDWAEETPLDDLPTLADELLGPREDGKGFGDGDDGRGRRR; encoded by the coding sequence ATGACGCGAGCCGAGCAGCCAACGGCCCACCCCTCCGCACCCGACGACGCACTCATGGCCGATTCCCGCGAGCGCGCCGTCCGCGCCCTGCTGCGCCGGCCGCAGCTTCGGCGGCTGTGGAGCGCCCAACTGGTGGGAGGCGTCGGGGACACCCTCGCGCTCCTGGTCCTGGTCGTCCTCGCCCTCCAGGCGGCGGTCGCCGCGGGCCCCTTCGGCGGTGGCTACCGGGGCGTGGCCTTCGCAGTGGCGACGGTCTTCGGAGCGCGCGTCCTGGCGACGCTGCTCTTCGGCGCGGTCCTCCTCGGACCCCTCACCTCGCTCACTTCCCAGGAGGGACCGCTCGACCGGCGCTGGACCATGGTCGGCGCCGACGGTCTGCGCGCCGCCCTGCTGATCGTCGCGCCCCTGTGGATCGACTGGACGCCGGACGACGCCCTGGCCTTCCTCCTCGTCACCGTCTTCGTGACCGGGGTCGCCGAGCGTTTCTGGAGCGTGTGCCGGGAGGGCGCGGCCCCCGCGCTCCTGCCCGCCCCGCCCCCGGAGGGCGCCACGGTGCGCCCGCTGCCGGACCACATGGACGCCCTGCGCCGCCTGTCGCTGCGGACCACCTTCCTGGCGGTCCCGCTGGCGGCCGCCGCCCTGGTCGCCGCCTCCCTGCTCAACAACCTCCTGGGCACCGGCATCGCCTGGTTCGACCAGCACCAGGCGGCCCTCGGCGCGTACGTCGCGGCCGGCCTGTTCGCCGCGTCCCTGTCCGTGCTGACCTACCTGGAACTGCCCGGCACCCGCACCCCGCGCCCGCGCTCACCGCTGGAGGGGCTGCGCCGCCCGAAGACGGGTTCCGGCGTCGACAAGGGCCGCACGGGTGCCGTTCCGCTGCTCGTGCTCGCCTGCGCGTCCGTCGCCGGGGCGATCGCCGCCGCGGTCGCCGTCTGCGTGCTGCACGCCACGGACCTGCGCGGCGGCCCGGTGCTGTACGGGCTGGCGGTGCTCGCCCTGACCGGCGGGGTCGCCGTCGGCATCCGTACGGCGCCGAAGGCGCTGGTCTCCCTGTCGCGGCGGCGGCTGCTGGCCCTGACGATCGCGCTCACCGGCGTCGCCCTGCTCGCCGCCGGGCTGGTCCCCGACGTCACCACGGTCCTGCTGATCCTCGCGCTGGCCGGAGTGAGCGCGGGCGCCGCGGCCAACACCGGGCACACGCTGCTCGACCAGGAGGCCGAGGACTACCGCAAGCCGCGCATGACCGAGCACCTGCACGCGGTGGTACGGGTCTTCGTGGCGCTCGGTGCCGTGCTCGCTCCCGTGGTCGCGGCCGGAATCGGCCCGCACCGACTCGAGGACGGCCGGTTCGTGTTCGCGCACGGTGGCGCCGCGTTCACGCTGATGCTGGTCGGCGCGCTGCTCCTGCCGGTGGCCGCGCTGGTCCTCGCCAAGGTCGACGACCGCTCCGGCGTACCGCTGCGACAGGACCTCGTCGACGCCCTGCGGGGCGGCGACGACCCGGTGACGGCCCCCGCGGAGTCCGGATTCTTCATCGCCCTGGAAGGCGGTGACGGCGCCGGCAAGTCCACGCAGGCCGAGGCGCTCGCCGACTGGATCAGGGCCAAGGGCCACGAGGTCGTCCTCACCCGCGAGCCGGGCGCCACTCCCGTGGGCAAGCGGCTGCGCTCGATCCTGCTGGACGTGTCCTCGCAGGGTCTGTCCCACCGTGCGGAGGCGTTGCTGTACGCCGCCGACCGCGCGGAGCACGTCGACACGGTCGTACGGCCCGCGCTGAAGCGGGGCGCCGTCGTGATCACCGACCGGTACATCGACTCCTCCGTCGCCTACCAGGGCGCGGGCCGCGACCTGTCCCCGACGGAGATCGCGCGGATCTCCCGCTGGGCGACGAACGGTCTTGTGCCGCACCTGACGGTCCTGCTGGACGTCTCGCCGGAGACCGCCCGTGAACGGTTCACGGAGGCTCCCGACCGTCTGGAGTCGGAGCCGGCCGAGTTCCACGCGCGCGTGCGGTCCGGTTTCCTGGCGCTGGCCGCCGCCGACCCCGGCCGTTACCTCGTGGTGGACGCCGGGCAGGAGCCCGAGGCGGTGACCACGGTCGTCCGGCACCGGCTCGACCAGATGCTGCCGCTGTCCGAGGCCGAGCTGAAGGCGCAGGAGGAAGCGCGGAAGAAGGCCGAGGAGGAGGCGCGCCGCAAGGCCGAGGAGGAGGCCCGGCGCAAGGCCGAGGAGGAGCGCCTGGAGCGCGAGCGCCAGGAGCAGCTGGCGCGGCTGCGCGCCGAGGAGGAGGAGCGCAAGCGGCGCGAGCTGGAGGAGGCGCAGCGGCGCGAGGCCGAGCGGCAGGCCGAGGAGGCCCGGCAGCGCGCCGAGGAGGCCCGGCGCAAGGCCGAGGAGGAGCAGGCCCGGCTGCTCGCGGAGGAGCGGGCACGGGCGGAGGCCGAGGCGCGCCGCAAGGCCGAGGAGGAGCAGCGGCGCCGGCAGGCCGAGGAGGAGGAGCGGCTGCGCGCCGAGGCCGAGGCGCGGCGGCTGGAGAAGCAGCGCAAGGCCGAGGAGGCCCTGCTGCGGGCGGAGGAGGCCCGGCGGGCGGCGGAGCAGGCCACGGCCACCGCGCAGGCGGGGCCGCGCCGGTCCACCGAGCCGACGGCCGCTGCGGTGCCGCCGGAGGAGGTGACCGCGCCGACGCCGCTGGTGACGCCGGCGAACGCGTCGGGCGGGCCCGCCGACGAGACGGCGGTGCTGCCGCCGGTGCGGGACGAGCGGGGGAGCGGCAAGCCGTCGGGCGACGGCCCCGACCACTCGGCCCACTCGGCCCAGGGGGCGGGCCCGGCCTCGGGAGAGGACTCCCGTGAGAGGTCGCGCTGGTCGGCGGAGTCGTGGCTGCGGACGGCAGGCGAGTCCGAGTCCGAGGTGACCGCGAAGCTGCCGAAGCCCGTGGTTCCGCCGGGGGCCGCCGACGAGACGGCCGTACTGCCGCCTGTCCCGTCGGGCGTCGCGGACGAGACCGCCGTACTGCCGGCTTTCCCGCCGGGCGCCGCGGACGAGACGGCGGTCCTGCCTCCGGTGCGCGGGGAGGACCCCACGGACCGGGTTCCGCCCGGGCTCTTCCGGGACGAGCGGTCGCCGGCCGCGCGGCCCGACCAGGGCGACGACCGTACGCGGGAGCTGCCCCGGGTCGACGCCGAGGCGGTCGCCAGGCGGCGGCCGCGGCCGGACTGGGCCGAGGAGACGCCGCTCGACGACCTGCCGACCCTGGCGGACGAGCTGCTGGGCCCGCGCGAGGACGGCAAGGGGTTCGGCGACGGTGACGACGGCCGGGGCCGGCGGCGCTGA
- the topA gene encoding type I DNA topoisomerase, whose product MSPTSETAQGGRRLVIVESPAKAKTIKGYLGPGYIVEASVGHIRDLPNGAAEVPEKYTGEVRRLGVDVEHDFQPIYVVNADKKAQVKKLKDLLKDSDELFLATDEDREGEAIAWHLQEVLKPKIPVKRMVFHEITKDAIREAVANPRQLNQRLVDAQETRRILDRLYGYEVSPVLWKKVMPRLSAGRVQSVATRLVVERERERMAFRSAEYWDLTGTFATGRAGDASDPSSLVARLQTVDGRRVAQGRDFDSLGQLKSPNTLHLDEATARALAAALEDTRFSVRSVESKPYRRSPYAPFRTTTLQQEASRKLGFGAKATMQVAQKLYENGYITYMRTDSTTLSDTAIAAARAQVTHLYGADYLPPQPRTYAGKVKNAQEAHEAIRPSGDRFRTPAETGLTGDQFKLYELIWKRTVASQMKDATGNSVTVRIGGAAADGRDVEFSASGKTITFHGFLKAYVEGADDPNAELDDRERRLPQVGEGDALTAEAITVDGHATKPPARYTEASLVKELEEREIGRPSTYASIIGTILDRGYVFKKGTALVPSFLSFAVVNLLEKHFGRLVDYDFTAKMEDDLDRIARGEAKAVPWLKRFYFGEGTGHGGAAEAGNGDGDHLGGLKELVTDLGAIDAREVSSFPVGNDIVLRVGRYGPYIERGEKETDTHQRADIPADLAPDELSVEFAEELLARPSGDFELGTDPATGHTIVAKDGRYGPYVTEVLPEGTPKTGKNAVKPRTASLFKSMSLDTVTLDDALKLMSLPRVVGADADGQEITAQNGRYGPYLKKGTDSRSLQSEDQLFTITLEEAQAIYAQPKQRGRAAAKPPLKELGDDPVSGKPVVVKDGRFGPYVTDGETNATLRSGDSVEAITPERGFELLAEKRAKAPAKKTAKKAVAKKTTAKKTASTAAKKTAAKKTATAKKTATAKKTTAKKTTAKKTTAKTTAAKAAED is encoded by the coding sequence TTGTCCCCGACCAGCGAGACCGCACAGGGCGGCCGCCGACTCGTCATCGTCGAGTCGCCTGCCAAGGCGAAGACGATCAAGGGCTACCTCGGCCCCGGCTACATCGTCGAGGCGAGCGTCGGGCACATCCGCGACCTTCCCAACGGTGCCGCGGAGGTACCCGAGAAGTACACCGGCGAGGTCCGCCGCCTCGGTGTGGACGTGGAACACGACTTCCAGCCGATCTATGTCGTCAACGCGGACAAGAAGGCCCAGGTCAAGAAGCTCAAGGATCTGCTGAAGGACTCCGACGAGCTCTTCCTCGCCACCGATGAGGACCGCGAGGGCGAGGCCATCGCCTGGCACCTCCAGGAGGTGCTCAAGCCGAAGATCCCGGTCAAGCGGATGGTCTTCCACGAGATCACCAAGGACGCCATCCGGGAGGCGGTCGCCAACCCGCGCCAGCTCAACCAGCGGCTGGTCGACGCCCAGGAGACCCGGCGCATCCTCGACCGCCTCTACGGCTACGAGGTCTCGCCCGTGCTGTGGAAGAAGGTCATGCCGCGGCTTTCGGCGGGCCGGGTCCAGTCCGTCGCGACACGCCTCGTGGTCGAGCGGGAGCGCGAGCGCATGGCGTTCCGTTCCGCCGAGTACTGGGACCTGACCGGCACCTTCGCCACGGGCCGGGCCGGTGACGCGAGCGACCCGTCGTCGCTGGTCGCCCGGCTGCAGACCGTCGACGGCAGGCGGGTCGCGCAGGGCCGCGACTTCGACTCCCTGGGACAGCTCAAGAGCCCGAACACCCTGCACCTCGACGAGGCCACCGCGCGCGCCCTGGCCGCCGCCCTGGAGGACACCCGCTTCTCCGTCCGGTCCGTCGAGTCCAAGCCGTACCGCCGCTCGCCGTACGCGCCGTTCCGTACGACGACGCTCCAGCAGGAGGCCAGCCGCAAGCTCGGCTTCGGCGCCAAGGCGACGATGCAGGTCGCGCAGAAGCTGTACGAGAACGGCTACATCACGTACATGCGTACGGACTCCACGACGCTGAGCGACACGGCGATCGCCGCCGCCCGCGCCCAGGTCACCCACCTGTACGGCGCCGACTACCTGCCGCCGCAGCCCCGTACGTACGCCGGGAAGGTCAAGAACGCGCAGGAGGCGCACGAGGCGATCCGTCCTTCGGGTGATCGTTTCCGCACGCCCGCCGAGACCGGCCTGACCGGCGACCAGTTCAAGCTCTACGAGCTGATCTGGAAGCGGACGGTCGCCTCCCAGATGAAGGACGCGACCGGGAACAGCGTGACCGTGCGGATCGGCGGCGCCGCGGCCGACGGCCGGGACGTCGAGTTCAGCGCGTCCGGAAAGACGATCACCTTCCACGGCTTCCTCAAGGCGTACGTCGAGGGCGCCGACGACCCCAACGCCGAGCTCGACGACCGCGAGCGCCGGCTGCCCCAGGTCGGCGAGGGCGACGCGCTCACGGCCGAGGCGATCACGGTCGACGGCCACGCCACCAAGCCGCCGGCCCGCTACACCGAGGCCAGCCTGGTCAAGGAGCTGGAAGAGCGGGAGATCGGCCGCCCGTCGACGTACGCGTCGATCATCGGCACCATCCTCGACCGCGGCTACGTCTTCAAGAAGGGCACGGCCCTGGTGCCGTCCTTCCTGTCCTTCGCCGTGGTCAACCTCCTGGAGAAGCACTTCGGGCGGCTCGTCGACTACGACTTCACCGCCAAGATGGAGGACGACCTCGACCGCATCGCGCGCGGTGAGGCGAAGGCCGTGCCGTGGCTGAAGCGCTTCTACTTCGGCGAGGGCACCGGCCACGGCGGCGCCGCCGAGGCCGGCAACGGCGACGGGGACCACCTCGGCGGGCTCAAGGAGCTGGTGACCGACCTGGGCGCGATCGACGCGCGCGAGGTGTCGTCGTTCCCGGTGGGCAACGACATCGTGCTGCGGGTCGGCCGCTACGGCCCGTACATCGAGCGCGGTGAGAAGGAGACCGACACCCACCAGCGGGCCGACATCCCGGCCGACCTGGCCCCGGACGAGCTGTCCGTCGAGTTCGCCGAGGAACTGCTCGCCAGGCCGAGCGGCGACTTCGAGCTGGGCACCGACCCGGCCACCGGCCACACGATCGTCGCCAAGGACGGCCGCTACGGCCCGTACGTCACCGAGGTGCTCCCCGAGGGCACCCCGAAGACCGGCAAGAACGCGGTCAAGCCCCGTACGGCCTCGCTGTTCAAGTCGATGTCCCTGGACACCGTCACCCTGGACGACGCCCTGAAGCTCATGTCGCTGCCGCGCGTCGTCGGCGCCGACGCCGACGGCCAGGAGATCACCGCGCAGAACGGCCGCTACGGCCCGTACCTGAAGAAGGGCACGGACTCGCGCTCGCTCCAGTCCGAGGACCAGCTCTTCACGATCACGCTGGAGGAGGCGCAGGCGATCTACGCCCAGCCCAAGCAGCGGGGCCGCGCGGCCGCCAAGCCGCCGCTGAAGGAGCTCGGCGACGACCCGGTCAGCGGAAAGCCGGTCGTGGTGAAGGACGGCCGCTTCGGCCCGTACGTCACCGACGGCGAGACCAACGCGACCCTGCGTTCCGGCGACAGCGTCGAGGCGATCACCCCGGAGCGCGGTTTCGAGCTCCTCGCGGAGAAGCGCGCCAAGGCCCCGGCCAAGAAGACCGCGAAGAAGGCCGTCGCCAAGAAGACGACGGCGAAGAAGACGGCGTCCACGGCCGCGAAGAAGACCGCGGCGAAGAAGACGGCCACCGCCAAGAAGACGGCCACCGCCAAGAAGACCACCGCCAAGAAGACCACCGCGAAGAAGACCACCGCGAAGACGACGGCCGCCAAGGCGGCGGAGGACTGA